The Nostoc sp. NIES-3756 DNA window ATTTAGATTGATAGGTTTTACAAAATAACCACAAGCGCCTAACTCAACAGCTCTTTCTTGGTCAGATTTAAAAGCAAAGCCTGAGACAACAATAACTGGTATTTTGGCAAAAGCTGGCTGCTGCTGAATTTGTTGTAGTAAAGAATATCCATCAACATCCGGTAATTTTAAATCTAATAATATTAAATCGGGTTGAAATTGCTGTATTTTTATAAAAAAAAATGAACCATTTGCTAAACTTTGGACTGTGTAACCACTGTAGCTTAAGTAATCGCTCAATAACATTCTATTGATATCATTATCTTCGACAATTAAAATACGTTTTAAAGAATGGCAATGAAATTGCTGATATTTCTTAAGTAAATGTACTGTCATTTTATATATAAACTAAGGTTGTTAACCAAGAATATCTGCTTACTGGTATGCTATGGCTTTTAATGCTAATCAATTTTATTTTAATACACGAAAATATGCAAAATATCAAATAACTATATTGAATTAGTTGATAGAAGAAATATGAAAATTTTCTCAATATTTTCCTTTATCTAATAATTAACGTAATTATACTGATGTATCTTAACTACTGGTAGTATTACAGCAGTTTTTTTTATAAAATACAAGGCTACAGGTTTTGAAACATGCGGCAGTAGCTATAAACTTTTGATATATGAGTTTAAATCTGGTCTTTTATCTCTCACTGACTCGCAAACTGCTGTGGTATTGATAGATTTAACAACAGCAAAAGGACAAATAATCCTCAAGAAACTTACAGCCGAGAAATCGGCATCTCATGATTTGTTTGGTATAGTCTATTAGCTGTAGCGGGACGTTGAGCCGATTGCTGATAGCATTTCATATGAATGCCTGATACTTTAGGGCGCACATATGTGCGCCCTACAAGAAATTCATGTGTTACAAACATT harbors:
- a CDS encoding response regulator, whose translation is MTVHLLKKYQQFHCHSLKRILIVEDNDINRMLLSDYLSYSGYTVQSLANGSFFFIKIQQFQPDLILLDLKLPDVDGYSLLQQIQQQPAFAKIPVIVVSGFAFKSDQERAVELGACGYFVKPINLNELLRKISEELVIKYM